Sequence from the Ostrea edulis chromosome 8, xbOstEdul1.1, whole genome shotgun sequence genome:
ACGAGGTCAATGACAGTTCTACAGACCTGGTAAAGGTCCAGAATGGATGTTCTGACATACGACTTGTAAAGTCTTGGAAAGAGAAGGACAAGAGACCAGAGTATAGTGAGATTACTGCTAAGAGTTACATGGTTAAATCCTTGTGGGCACAATGGAGTAAGTTAACATTGAAGGATAATGTATTGTGCCGCATGTGGGAATTAGAGGATAGCAACCTCGTGACATATCAGGTGATTATGCCCCTGTCCCAGAGAAGATTTATCTTAGAACAGGCCCATGATGCGAAGACCGGTGGACATCTGGGCGTGACAAAAACACTGAACAAGATAAGACAAAGTTATTACTGGCCTGGACTACAAAGCGATGTGAGAAGCTATGTTGGGGGTTGTGACATATGCGCAAGGAGAAAAGTCCCAACTAAAACAAAAAGGGCGCCGATGCAGCCACTTCAAGTTGGTTATCCGATGGAGAGAATAGCTTCTGATATATTAGGGGAATTTCCGGTGACAGAAAAAGGCAATCGCTATATTTTGGTTGTAGCCGATTACTTCACCAAATGGACGGAAGCCTTTCCTATGCCTAATATGGAAGCCCAGACAGTTGCAAAGCTTATTACAGAAGAGGTCATCTGCAGATTTGGAACTCCTGGCTGCATTCACTCTGATCAAGGTCGCCAGTACGAGAGTCTCTTGTTCAGTGAAGTGTGTAAATACTTACAGATCAGAAAGACAAGAACCACACCGTACCATCCTCAATCTGATGGTATGGTGGAACGATTTAATAAGACGTTGGCGACTATGCTTAGTAgttttgtgaatgaaaatcaaaaggACTGGGATGAATGCATACCGTACGTTATGATGGCATATAGAGCATCTCAGCACGAGTCCACAGGGTATACCCCAAATATGCTTATGATGGGCAGAGAAGCAGCCACACCATTGGACATAGCATATGATATGCCTTCGTCCTGGAAAGAAGTTCCAAGAAATGAATGGGTCTGGGTGCTTCTCGATCGAATGGAGCGTGCACATGCAttagtgagacaacattcagaaGGGGCAATTCTTCGTCAGAAACATTATCATGACATGAAAATGTCGTATGAACGATTCAAGAAAGGCGATGAAGTCTATGTATATTTTCCCCAAAGAAAGGCTGGATGCTCATCAAAACTAACCTCATTTTGGCGAGGTCCATTCCTGGTCTTGTCCATAGTCTCAGAAGTTCTGTATAAAGTAAACTGCGGTCGCAATGGGAAAGAACAAGTAGTTCATTGTGATCGAATGAAAGTCAGCAAACCTCAGGTATTGAGAGGAGAAGTTCTAGAACCCAATTACTCCTCTGAAAAGATGGATGAAAGGACTGATGTTGATCAAGTTCATGATGACCTCGAGTCAAGTTACAAAAATGTCGAAGTTACGGTTGAACTGGTTGGAGGTGGCAGAGAAAGACGAGATAGACGTCCTCCAATATGGTTGAAAGATTATATTCAAGACTAGTGCATATGACACATTAGTTTTGTAGATCAAACAATTCTTTCTATATTTCCTAGATGATCACAATGTACATATGCAAGAGGACAAGCGGTTTAAATAGATACTTAGCCTTATAGACATTAGATTAAGTTCAatgaatttctttatttttattttgtagctTAGCTATGGCAAATACCAAGGTTACAGCTCGAAAGTCTAAAGAAATATGTCCTGTATGTTTTCATGAAGTCGACGGGAAGGAAATCTGGATCGAACATGTTATGAAGTGTACACGGAACTTGTTGGTGTGTGAGAAATGCCATGTGTCTTTCAAGAAGAAGGAATATTTCCTGAAACACATGAAGATGAAGCATCCTGATGTGGGTCCATCTGAAGAAACAGATAAAGACGCACCTAGTATCAGTACAATGCGAAAAGATTCCACAGATTATGATAGTGAATGGGATGAAGATCCAGAAATCCAGTTGGGAGATGATCCCGCAGAACGGAGCATCGAATCTCTTCCCAGCACTAGTGACCTGGTTGTTGGGCGTATGGT
This genomic interval carries:
- the LOC125647257 gene encoding uncharacterized protein LOC125647257, whose protein sequence is MANTKVTARKSKEICPVCFHEVDGKEIWIEHVMKCTRNLLVCEKCHVSFKKKEYFLKHMKMKHPDVGPSEETDKDAPSISTMRKDSTDYDSEWDEDPEIQLGDDPAERSIESLPSTSDLVVGRMVRKRTAPSPVHTSRKVMNRIEVRSVSTGLSIGTQTEGRMMIHQYTQTEGTKKRMKEVTITKYLENGRSIKKITESEVCFDI